One stretch of Candidatus Bathyarchaeia archaeon DNA includes these proteins:
- a CDS encoding zinc-ribbon domain-containing protein, giving the protein MSYCQKCGAELDEDAKFCRVCGAPVEAKHTEQETFNHKRHRSPYTVPLAVVIVVVLFGGLVAAAAIVPLRQTDFSQKEIASAVPDVNTVYVNFEADIADVNIIPTDLPDQLVKLDVSAVGSTGLFGSNSEPVKVTFTNHTQDGILTVTSKVSRTESWISIFNLEVTCDLYVDYSVDLNIDAHTAVGKVSLNSQVPVVFQNLTLKSTTGSVETNLSGSAVLTQDVSVSTTTGNVDFSWNNVQVSKNISVTLATTTGEVTANVAHSKVLAGNVSISAQTTTGNVNIGVDISGDVGAQLTSHTTTGGITVDATSFNGDSSPVYSSNYPASSNFLVDSQTFTGGIHLKGGYHNQEPEKPFPEQARDAAVSYIKANHPDAAQFINGFDWAGGRQTPEGLDGAETYSYVSQNWNVTIHYPVVPNPSYAVMANYTHGDASIAWEGTWQNGDIAETNYASTLMTSMQEEARNDVMGYIREVHVETAQFINDLNWSGGRVDTGLLGAEKYVYTTLMPIPGGAGWTVALTYPVVPNPVYTVTANYTQTGVLSPYSVLWEGTWQDGAVNETSYSSNVPVTQEQIRDSTMNYIKFSHNETAQFMQDLNWTGGRVDRGLLVGSERYTYLSGGWNVTMTYPVVLNPIYAITADYKAQGIGIPYRVIWEGTWQKGTLTETNYTFAQ; this is encoded by the coding sequence ATGTCGTATTGTCAAAAATGCGGCGCCGAGCTAGACGAAGATGCGAAGTTTTGCCGAGTCTGCGGCGCACCGGTGGAAGCGAAACATACTGAACAAGAAACGTTCAATCACAAAAGACACAGGTCACCCTACACGGTACCCCTTGCCGTCGTGATAGTGGTTGTTTTATTTGGGGGATTAGTTGCGGCGGCAGCAATTGTACCGTTAAGGCAGACAGATTTTAGCCAGAAAGAAATCGCATCAGCCGTTCCTGACGTAAACACGGTCTACGTGAACTTTGAGGCTGACATAGCCGACGTTAATATTATTCCAACTGATTTGCCTGACCAACTTGTGAAGCTTGATGTTTCCGCGGTTGGTTCCACGGGGCTTTTTGGGTCAAACTCTGAGCCTGTTAAGGTGACGTTTACTAATCACACCCAAGACGGCATCCTCACAGTCACATCAAAGGTTTCCCGCACTGAATCATGGATTTCGATTTTTAACCTTGAAGTTACCTGTGACCTGTACGTGGATTACTCTGTTGACCTTAACATTGATGCTCACACCGCAGTGGGAAAAGTGAGCCTGAACTCCCAAGTTCCTGTGGTCTTCCAAAACTTAACGCTGAAAAGCACCACAGGCAGCGTTGAAACCAATCTTTCAGGCTCAGCTGTTTTGACTCAGGATGTTTCTGTTTCGACCACAACGGGCAATGTTGATTTTTCGTGGAATAATGTTCAGGTTTCAAAAAATATCTCCGTGACCTTGGCAACAACCACTGGTGAAGTAACGGCGAATGTTGCCCACTCCAAGGTTCTGGCGGGTAACGTGTCGATTAGTGCTCAGACCACAACGGGCAACGTAAACATTGGGGTGGACATAAGCGGCGACGTCGGCGCCCAGTTAACCTCCCACACAACCACTGGAGGCATAACCGTAGATGCCACGAGCTTTAACGGCGACAGCTCCCCAGTGTATTCTAGCAATTACCCTGCATCAAGCAATTTCCTTGTGGACTCACAAACCTTCACGGGCGGAATTCATCTTAAAGGGGGGTATCACAACCAAGAGCCTGAGAAGCCTTTTCCCGAACAAGCGCGTGACGCCGCCGTATCTTACATAAAGGCTAATCACCCAGACGCGGCGCAGTTCATAAACGGCTTTGACTGGGCAGGAGGCAGACAAACCCCTGAAGGTCTTGATGGGGCAGAAACATACTCATACGTCAGCCAAAACTGGAACGTAACCATCCACTACCCCGTGGTCCCCAACCCCAGTTACGCGGTTATGGCAAACTACACACACGGAGACGCCTCGATTGCTTGGGAGGGAACATGGCAGAATGGAGACATAGCAGAGACCAACTATGCAAGCACGCTTATGACTTCAATGCAGGAAGAAGCCCGCAACGACGTGATGGGGTACATAAGAGAAGTTCATGTTGAAACCGCACAGTTCATCAACGACTTGAACTGGAGTGGAGGCAGAGTAGACACGGGACTGTTAGGCGCTGAAAAATATGTTTATACTACCTTGATGCCGATTCCTGGCGGAGCAGGCTGGACCGTAGCGCTCACTTACCCGGTGGTTCCTAATCCTGTGTACACAGTTACGGCTAACTATACGCAGACGGGCGTCCTGTCACCCTACAGTGTCCTCTGGGAGGGCACATGGCAAGACGGCGCCGTAAATGAAACAAGCTACAGTTCAAACGTGCCTGTGACGCAGGAGCAAATCCGCGACTCAACCATGAATTACATTAAATTTAGCCATAACGAAACCGCGCAGTTCATGCAGGACCTGAATTGGACAGGGGGTAGAGTGGACAGGGGCTTACTTGTTGGCTCGGAACGTTACACTTACTTAAGCGGTGGCTGGAACGTCACCATGACATACCCTGTTGTGCTCAACCCGATCTACGCTATCACTGCAGACTACAAAGCTCAAGGCATAGGCATACCATACCGGGTAATCTGGGAAGGCACCTGGCAAAAGGGCACCCTAACCGAAACCAACTACACATTCGCCCAGTAA
- the apt gene encoding adenine phosphoribosyltransferase yields MDLKAKIRRFPEFKGVVFWDILPLLKDQASFKEAIDKLAAHYKDKSIDVIASNEARGFILGAPLAYALGVGFVPIRKKGKLPGECEPLTYQKEYEADTIEIQADAIKKGEKVLLIDDLLATGGTVKANIDLVEKLGGEVVGLGFLIELAYCGGRKLLGDKHEIFSLIRYETPNL; encoded by the coding sequence ATGGATTTGAAAGCAAAAATTAGGCGTTTTCCCGAATTCAAAGGGGTTGTTTTCTGGGATATTTTGCCCCTGCTCAAAGACCAAGCGTCTTTCAAAGAAGCCATCGACAAACTTGCCGCTCACTACAAAGACAAAAGCATTGATGTTATTGCGTCAAATGAGGCCCGAGGCTTCATTTTAGGTGCCCCTTTGGCTTACGCGCTGGGAGTAGGGTTTGTGCCCATACGAAAGAAGGGTAAACTTCCCGGTGAATGTGAACCTCTGACTTACCAGAAGGAGTATGAGGCGGACACCATTGAAATTCAAGCTGACGCAATCAAAAAAGGAGAAAAAGTTCTTCTCATCGACGATTTGCTTGCAACCGGCGGCACTGTTAAAGCCAACATTGACTTGGTCGAGAAACTCGGCGGCGAAGTTGTGGGTTTAGGCTTTCTGATTGAGCTGGCTTACTGCGGTGGACGTAAACTATTGGGCGACAAGCACGAGATTTTCTCGCTTATACGCTACGAAACCCCCAACCTCTAA
- a CDS encoding cytochrome b5 domain-containing protein, with translation MTILSDEKKFTPEELAKFNGKNGNPAYVAFKGKVYDVSESSFWMDGDHLGAHEAGKDLTEEVEIAPHGPENLDRVKAVGVLSQ, from the coding sequence GTGACAATTTTGAGTGACGAAAAAAAGTTTACACCTGAAGAACTAGCAAAGTTTAACGGAAAAAACGGTAACCCCGCATACGTTGCTTTCAAGGGGAAAGTTTATGATGTCTCTGAAAGCAGCTTCTGGATGGACGGAGACCACCTTGGCGCTCACGAAGCAGGCAAGGACCTCACAGAAGAAGTAGAGATAGCGCCCCACGGACCTGAAAACCTGGACCGCGTCAAAGCGGTGGGTGTCCTCAGCCAATAG
- a CDS encoding RDD family protein encodes MPYCKKCGNLLTPQDRFCPKCGTAVFFESDVPRQAAPIASQLSLASWGERFVAWLIDVIIIGVLVGLLEFFTWFAWEPFEFLPSWLPFVNFGTGGVLYFLYWTLMEGLSGQSFGKMLMRLRVVRLDGSRIDLVHAALESVGKAFFLLLDLLIGWALYPKRRQRIFNFLSETVVVREGR; translated from the coding sequence ATGCCTTACTGCAAAAAATGTGGCAATTTATTAACGCCCCAAGACCGGTTCTGCCCAAAATGCGGAACCGCTGTCTTCTTTGAATCTGATGTTCCCCGTCAAGCCGCGCCTATCGCATCCCAGTTGTCTTTAGCCTCGTGGGGAGAACGCTTTGTTGCGTGGCTCATAGACGTAATCATAATCGGCGTCTTGGTTGGTCTTTTGGAGTTTTTCACATGGTTTGCTTGGGAACCTTTTGAGTTTTTGCCAAGCTGGCTTCCATTTGTCAACTTTGGCACAGGAGGCGTTCTCTACTTCCTATACTGGACGCTTATGGAGGGCCTTTCAGGGCAATCCTTCGGAAAGATGCTTATGCGTCTACGAGTGGTACGGCTAGACGGGAGCCGCATCGATTTGGTTCATGCAGCACTGGAAAGCGTCGGTAAAGCCTTCTTCTTACTGCTGGATCTACTCATCGGCTGGGCTTTGTATCCCAAGCGGAGGCAGAGAATCTTTAACTTCCTGTCAGAAACCGTGGTTGTCAGAGAAGGACGCTAA
- a CDS encoding PQQ-binding-like beta-propeller repeat protein — translation MKTKTNNLVVYAMGLVLLLVVAFAGNSFFDAAGAYRSSDSWPMFHHNPAHTGTSASAAPKTNQTLWQFNTGGPADSPLVAGGVIYVGSLDDRFYALNSSNGKVIWNYTTGGNVLSPAAFGEGLVFFGSEDFNVYALNASTGAYVWSYKTGYFVDSAVTYSAGTLYVASEDHNLYALNAADGEVIWSYQTNDRIMLSSPMVANGVVYIGSQDNKVYALNTTTGDLIWSYAAGDEVVSSCAVSEDTVFFGSKDGYVYALNASEGTVIWAYQTDGPVFSSPTVDDGKVYVGSQDGDLYVLNAQEGSLVWDFVTDGGISGGAPVSAGVVYVGSQDSKIYALNASSGEYLWSYATDNMVISTPAVSDGTVYVGGWDGRVYALGALNGELRWRFVTGGAVDSSPTVADGVVYVGAYNGNVYALNASTGAVAFDEFSSDVLWSFHTANMVMFSSPAVVSEVVYVGSYDGKIYALNRLDGREIWNFTTGYAVVSSPTVVDGVLYVGSEDSSVYALNASTGKLVWEYATGDQIHVSSPAVANGVVYVGSNDHNVYALNASNGDYVWVFSTGGFVVSSPAVVRDTVYVGSYDHKVYALDASTGVLRWNFATGDYVASSPAVADGLVYVGSGDHKVYALDASLGTKLWEFTTGAEVASSPAVADNVVYVGSFDGKLYALDAASGEFLWSYQTGGMVASSPAVAEGSVFVGSYDHLIYAFGPAEKTGTQGSPEIPEAQSPFSLIAAVVFLVSMLVLSVWLRKGYLPKKRVIE, via the coding sequence ATGAAAACAAAAACTAACAACCTCGTTGTCTACGCGATGGGTTTAGTCTTGTTGCTGGTTGTGGCTTTTGCAGGCAACAGTTTCTTTGATGCCGCCGGGGCTTATAGGTCCTCAGATAGCTGGCCCATGTTCCACCATAACCCCGCCCACACAGGTACATCAGCGTCGGCGGCGCCCAAAACCAACCAGACCCTTTGGCAGTTCAACACGGGCGGACCCGCAGACTCGCCACTCGTTGCCGGCGGAGTGATTTATGTAGGGTCACTAGACGACCGGTTCTACGCACTCAACTCTTCGAACGGCAAAGTCATCTGGAACTACACAACAGGCGGAAACGTGTTGTCTCCTGCCGCCTTCGGCGAAGGCTTGGTGTTTTTCGGCTCAGAAGACTTCAACGTTTACGCCCTCAACGCTTCAACGGGAGCCTACGTTTGGAGCTACAAAACGGGCTACTTTGTGGACTCCGCCGTAACCTACTCAGCGGGCACATTGTACGTGGCTTCCGAAGACCACAACCTCTATGCCCTGAATGCAGCCGACGGAGAAGTCATCTGGAGCTACCAAACAAACGACCGCATCATGCTCTCTTCCCCAATGGTGGCTAACGGAGTTGTTTACATCGGCTCACAAGACAACAAAGTATACGCATTAAACACAACAACAGGCGATTTGATTTGGAGTTACGCAGCCGGTGACGAAGTTGTTTCCTCCTGCGCCGTCTCCGAGGACACGGTTTTCTTTGGCTCAAAAGATGGCTACGTTTATGCATTGAATGCCTCGGAGGGAACGGTTATTTGGGCTTATCAGACGGATGGACCCGTGTTTTCTTCGCCAACAGTCGACGACGGCAAGGTGTATGTGGGTTCTCAGGATGGCGATCTCTACGTCCTAAACGCTCAAGAGGGAAGTTTGGTTTGGGATTTTGTCACCGACGGAGGAATTTCGGGTGGAGCTCCTGTTTCGGCGGGTGTTGTTTATGTGGGTTCACAAGACAGCAAAATCTACGCCCTAAACGCCTCTTCAGGCGAATACTTGTGGAGTTATGCAACGGATAACATGGTGATTTCTACACCCGCCGTCTCAGACGGAACGGTTTATGTTGGGGGCTGGGATGGACGGGTATATGCTTTGGGGGCATTAAATGGTGAACTGCGGTGGCGGTTTGTGACGGGCGGCGCAGTAGATTCTTCGCCAACCGTCGCCGACGGCGTAGTTTACGTGGGCGCCTACAACGGAAACGTATACGCCCTGAATGCTTCAACGGGTGCGGTTGCGTTTGATGAGTTTAGCAGCGATGTTTTGTGGAGTTTTCACACGGCAAACATGGTTATGTTTTCTTCCCCCGCAGTCGTGTCTGAGGTGGTTTATGTGGGCTCTTATGACGGCAAAATCTACGCCCTAAACAGGTTGGATGGCAGGGAAATTTGGAATTTCACCACGGGGTATGCGGTGGTTTCTTCACCCACAGTTGTCGACGGTGTTCTGTATGTTGGCTCGGAAGACAGCAGCGTCTACGCCCTCAATGCCTCCACGGGGAAGCTGGTTTGGGAGTACGCAACGGGGGACCAAATCCATGTTTCTTCGCCTGCAGTTGCCAACGGAGTGGTGTATGTGGGTTCAAATGACCACAACGTCTATGCCTTAAACGCCTCTAACGGAGACTACGTATGGGTTTTTTCCACGGGTGGATTTGTGGTTTCTTCACCTGCCGTGGTGAGGGACACGGTTTATGTTGGCTCCTACGACCACAAAGTCTACGCGTTGGATGCATCAACGGGGGTGCTCCGCTGGAATTTTGCCACAGGCGATTACGTGGCTAGTTCACCAGCCGTTGCTGATGGTTTAGTCTATGTGGGTTCAGGAGACCACAAGGTGTACGCTTTGGATGCTTCTTTGGGGACAAAGCTTTGGGAGTTCACAACTGGCGCAGAGGTGGCTTCGTCGCCTGCCGTGGCTGACAACGTGGTCTATGTAGGTTCGTTTGACGGCAAACTCTACGCTTTAGACGCTGCCTCTGGGGAGTTTTTGTGGAGCTACCAAACAGGCGGCATGGTTGCTTCTTCGCCTGCAGTCGCAGAGGGTTCTGTTTTTGTAGGGTCCTATGACCATTTGATTTACGCTTTTGGCCCTGCAGAGAAAACAGGCACGCAGGGTTCACCTGAAATTCCTGAGGCGCAATCACCTTTTTCCTTGATTGCTGCGGTTGTGTTTTTAGTTTCGATGTTGGTGTTGTCTGTTTGGCTGCGAAAAGGGTACTTGCCAAAAAAAAGGGTGATTGAATAG